A region from the Sphingomonas sp. S2-65 genome encodes:
- a CDS encoding flagellar motor switch protein FliG encodes MSLMAPIAEPVELKRFSGPQRAAALMLALGKEHGAPIWEQLSTEEIKELSSNIAGLGRVPSTVVEHLLIQFTGEVASMASMHGSYETTERLLGGLLPNDKVREIMEDIRGPSGRTMWDKLSNVSESVLAGALKHEYPQTVAVILSKLRPDHAARVLAELPREFSVDVIMRMLRMETVQKDVINQVEQTLKSEFMTNLSRSQKRDPHEAMAELFNSLDRSTEEAMLTALDNKAPESAERIRALMFTFEDLGGLLPAAVAVIVRNADKREMALALKGAPDHLKQLFFGAMTERAAKLMREDMSAMGPVRARDCEEAQSALVRLAKSLADRGEILLVDPKSDDAMII; translated from the coding sequence ATGAGCCTGATGGCGCCGATAGCCGAACCCGTCGAACTCAAGCGCTTCAGCGGTCCGCAGCGTGCGGCTGCGTTGATGCTGGCGCTCGGCAAGGAACATGGCGCACCCATTTGGGAACAGCTGTCGACCGAAGAGATCAAGGAGCTTTCCTCGAACATCGCCGGCCTCGGCCGCGTGCCTTCGACGGTGGTCGAACACCTGCTCATCCAGTTCACCGGCGAAGTCGCGTCGATGGCGTCGATGCATGGCAGCTACGAGACGACCGAGCGGCTGCTCGGCGGCCTGCTGCCCAACGACAAGGTCCGCGAGATCATGGAGGACATTCGTGGTCCTTCGGGCCGCACGATGTGGGACAAGCTGTCCAACGTCAGCGAAAGCGTCCTCGCCGGCGCGCTGAAGCACGAATACCCCCAGACCGTCGCCGTCATCCTCTCCAAGCTGCGCCCGGACCACGCCGCGCGCGTGCTGGCCGAGCTGCCGCGCGAATTCTCGGTCGACGTCATCATGCGCATGCTGCGCATGGAGACCGTCCAGAAGGACGTGATCAACCAGGTCGAACAGACGCTCAAGAGCGAGTTCATGACCAATTTGTCGCGCTCGCAGAAGCGCGATCCGCACGAGGCGATGGCCGAGCTGTTCAACTCGCTCGACCGCTCGACCGAGGAAGCGATGCTGACCGCGCTGGACAACAAGGCGCCCGAGAGCGCCGAACGCATCCGCGCGCTGATGTTCACCTTCGAGGATCTCGGTGGCCTGCTGCCGGCAGCGGTGGCGGTGATCGTCCGCAACGCCGACAAGCGCGAGATGGCGCTGGCGCTCAAGGGCGCGCCAGACCACCTTAAGCAGCTGTTCTTCGGCGCCATGACCGAGCGCGCCGCGAAGCTGATGCGCGAGGATATGTCCGCAATGGGCCCGGTGCGCGCCCGCGACTGCGAGGAAGCCCAATCGGCGCTGGTGCGCCTGGCCAAGAGCCTGGCCGACCGCGGCGAGATCCTGTTGGTCGATCCCAAGTCCGACGACGCGATGATCATCTAA
- a CDS encoding FliH/SctL family protein — translation MTFQTVERFAFDRIFSTGPGDAKAPPPDLNLEVSALRAEIALMKADHEAQIALARAEGFEAGLNQARAERDVALLSAVDALQAGIEALDERFAEVSERVTGEAAEIALAAADMIAGRALDAAPADTIDQAIGRVLGTVARGTELEIRVHPDLIDTVESKIAARQSKDRRRLALTVIGDVTLSPGDAMIGWDQGGLSLDAGARRQAVQAELAALLPNAADAIN, via the coding sequence ATGACCTTCCAGACCGTCGAGCGCTTCGCTTTCGACCGCATCTTCTCCACGGGACCCGGCGACGCAAAGGCGCCGCCCCCCGACCTCAACCTCGAGGTTTCGGCACTTCGGGCGGAGATCGCGCTAATGAAGGCCGATCACGAGGCACAGATCGCCCTCGCCCGCGCCGAAGGGTTCGAGGCCGGGCTGAACCAGGCGCGCGCCGAACGCGACGTGGCGCTGCTCAGCGCGGTCGACGCGCTTCAGGCGGGGATTGAGGCGCTCGACGAGCGTTTCGCCGAAGTGTCCGAGCGCGTTACCGGCGAAGCCGCCGAAATCGCGCTCGCCGCCGCCGACATGATCGCCGGCCGCGCGCTCGACGCCGCGCCCGCCGACACCATCGACCAGGCGATCGGCCGGGTGCTGGGCACCGTCGCGCGCGGCACCGAGCTCGAGATCCGCGTCCATCCCGACCTGATCGATACGGTGGAAAGCAAGATCGCCGCCCGCCAGTCCAAGGACCGCCGCCGGCTCGCGCTCACCGTGATCGGCGACGTCACGCTCTCCCCGGGCGACGCGATGATCGGCTGGGACCAGGGCGGGCTCTCGCTCGACGCCGGCGCCCGCCGTCAGGCCGTCCAGGCCGAGCTCGCCGCGCTGCTCCCCAACGCCGCCGACGCGATCAACTAA
- the fliF gene encoding flagellar basal-body MS-ring/collar protein FliF: MIMGGVALALLAALTFMATRGSSPQLGYLYTDLDPSAAATITEKLKAQNVEYTLSADGTSIMAPQEKLAELRMSMAGEKLGGKIGYEVLDEEQPFGVSASRAKMNETRAIEGELSKSIQTIQDVSAARVHIVMPERAMFANESRKATAAVTVKTKGHLSSESVSSIRYLVSSSVPELSPEAVSVVDQTGALLARAGDPGTAGAGDADERQAAVETKLRQEVESLLEPIVGQGKVRAEVSAQIDRDQTREEANVFDPDKQVISRQVTVESGDQNQESDAAPGLASVGTQLPEAQGQANSAPGASKNSRSNQNSEDTTYDNSSTKTVTLRAPGKITRLSVAVMVDGGEKGLPQPQMQRLQRLVENAVGMDSERGDSVVVESMRFTGDDSLADKDTGFFANLPMDKIWGLIQILVIGAVGLIALRMLKPKIAPQSDLPALAGTADGGQLSAQSPEMLALAERAADGDADAMKQLEALGNEQQPLLDQEIALAQVDGRIKLSALKRIGEAITASPPEAASVIRQWMNA, encoded by the coding sequence ATGATCATGGGAGGCGTCGCGCTTGCGCTGCTCGCCGCCCTGACCTTCATGGCCACCCGCGGTTCGAGCCCACAGCTCGGCTATCTCTACACCGACCTCGATCCCTCGGCGGCGGCCACGATCACCGAGAAGCTCAAGGCGCAGAACGTGGAATACACGCTCTCGGCCGACGGCACCTCGATCATGGCGCCACAGGAAAAGCTCGCCGAGCTGCGCATGAGCATGGCCGGCGAGAAATTGGGCGGCAAGATCGGCTATGAGGTCCTCGACGAGGAGCAGCCCTTCGGCGTGTCCGCCAGCCGCGCTAAGATGAACGAGACCCGCGCCATCGAAGGCGAGCTCTCCAAGTCGATCCAGACCATCCAGGACGTCAGCGCCGCGCGCGTCCACATCGTCATGCCCGAGCGCGCGATGTTCGCGAACGAGAGCCGCAAGGCAACCGCCGCGGTGACGGTGAAGACCAAGGGCCACCTCTCCTCCGAGAGCGTCTCCTCGATCCGCTACCTCGTCTCCTCTTCGGTCCCCGAGCTGTCGCCCGAGGCCGTGTCGGTCGTCGACCAGACCGGCGCCCTGCTCGCCCGCGCTGGCGACCCCGGCACTGCCGGCGCCGGCGATGCCGACGAGCGCCAGGCCGCCGTCGAGACCAAGCTGCGCCAGGAAGTCGAATCGCTGCTCGAGCCGATCGTCGGCCAGGGCAAGGTCCGCGCTGAAGTGTCGGCCCAGATCGACCGCGACCAGACCCGCGAGGAAGCCAATGTCTTCGATCCCGACAAGCAGGTGATCTCGCGCCAGGTCACCGTCGAGAGCGGCGACCAGAACCAGGAGAGTGACGCAGCTCCCGGCCTCGCCTCGGTCGGCACCCAGCTGCCCGAAGCCCAGGGCCAGGCCAACAGCGCGCCCGGCGCGTCGAAGAATTCGCGTTCCAACCAGAACTCCGAAGACACCACCTACGACAACAGCTCGACCAAGACGGTCACGCTGCGCGCCCCCGGCAAGATCACCCGCCTCTCGGTCGCGGTGATGGTCGACGGCGGCGAGAAGGGCCTGCCCCAGCCGCAGATGCAGCGCCTCCAGCGCCTCGTCGAGAACGCGGTCGGCATGGACTCCGAACGCGGCGACAGCGTGGTGGTCGAAAGCATGCGCTTCACCGGCGACGACAGCCTTGCCGACAAGGATACCGGCTTCTTCGCCAACCTGCCGATGGACAAGATCTGGGGCCTCATCCAGATCCTCGTGATCGGCGCGGTCGGCCTTATCGCCCTGCGCATGCTCAAGCCCAAGATCGCTCCCCAGTCCGATCTGCCCGCGCTCGCCGGAACCGCGGACGGCGGCCAGCTCAGCGCCCAGTCGCCCGAAATGCTGGCGCTGGCCGAGCGCGCCGCCGATGGAGACGCCGACGCGATGAAGCAGCTCGAGGCGCTTGGAAACGAGCAGCAGCCGCTGCTCGACCAGGAAATCGCCCTCGCCCAGGTCGACGGGCGCATCAAACTCTCCGCGCTCAAGCGCATCGGCGAAGCCATCACCGCGAGCCCGCCCGAGGCGGCTTCCGTGATCCGCCAGTGGATGAATGCATAA
- the fliN gene encoding flagellar motor switch protein FliN, translating into MNIEPHDIIPSDAADSAGPVFEDFAGNPGENHAAQGVEALEAVHDVPVKVQAVLGRARMPVGELLQLGAGTVVELDRRVGEPVDIFVNDRLIARGEVVLIDNALGVTLTEIVRQDR; encoded by the coding sequence ATGAACATCGAACCCCACGACATCATCCCCAGCGATGCTGCGGACTCGGCCGGTCCCGTGTTCGAGGATTTCGCCGGCAACCCCGGTGAGAACCACGCGGCCCAGGGCGTCGAGGCCCTCGAAGCGGTCCACGACGTTCCGGTGAAGGTCCAGGCCGTGCTCGGCCGCGCCCGCATGCCCGTCGGCGAACTGCTTCAGCTCGGCGCGGGCACCGTCGTCGAGCTCGACCGCCGCGTCGGCGAACCGGTCGACATCTTCGTCAACGATCGCCTGATCGCCCGCGGTGAAGTCGTGCTGATCGACAACGCGCTCGGCGTTACCCTCACCGAAATCGTGCGGCAGGACCGTTGA
- a CDS encoding sigma-54-dependent transcriptional regulator has translation MSTIRMVLVGVPGSEFRLAAELARGSGADVAMADTADQALELLRTEGADLVMIDVETDVPGFMARLRAERFPVPVLACGIEAPAERAVAAIRAGARDYVPLPPQRDLIAAAIASVVTRKPSNSIGDHPAVARAMALASAVAPTGAPVLVTGEKGSGKETMARAIHDASGRGAPLLVAECAGVAAEVLESDLFGHEAGAFPAAAARRIGRLEQAGTGSIILREVGALAPTTQARLLAAIIEGRFTRVGGTEPVPFRARLIATTSMDLEGAVEGGSFRADLLVRLGLVRVAVPTLRERGDDVIQLARHLAERLAQNDGVLVRPFSDAALALLAGYPWPGNIRELEDCVHRAVLLAAGSEIDAGDFVLSDGTRLIDLEQSEQSQLQIESLVGRTVEEVERELILHTLERCQGNRTSASNILGISVRTMRNKLRTFIEAGIAVSPAI, from the coding sequence ATGTCGACGATCCGAATGGTGTTGGTTGGCGTACCCGGCAGCGAGTTCCGCCTCGCCGCCGAACTGGCGCGCGGTTCGGGCGCCGACGTGGCCATGGCCGACACGGCCGATCAGGCGCTGGAGCTGCTCCGCACCGAGGGTGCCGATCTGGTCATGATCGATGTCGAGACCGACGTGCCCGGCTTCATGGCCCGCCTGCGCGCCGAGCGCTTTCCGGTGCCGGTGCTGGCGTGCGGGATCGAAGCGCCGGCCGAGCGTGCCGTCGCCGCGATCCGCGCCGGTGCCCGCGACTATGTCCCGCTTCCCCCGCAACGCGACCTGATCGCCGCCGCGATCGCCTCGGTCGTGACGCGCAAGCCCAGCAACAGCATCGGCGACCATCCCGCCGTCGCCCGCGCCATGGCGCTTGCCAGCGCGGTCGCGCCGACCGGTGCGCCGGTGCTGGTCACCGGTGAAAAGGGCAGCGGCAAGGAAACCATGGCGCGCGCCATCCACGACGCCTCCGGCCGCGGCGCGCCGCTGCTGGTCGCCGAATGCGCGGGCGTCGCCGCCGAAGTGCTCGAATCCGATCTGTTCGGCCACGAAGCCGGCGCCTTCCCCGCCGCCGCGGCACGCCGCATCGGCCGCCTCGAACAGGCCGGCACCGGCAGCATCATCCTGCGCGAAGTGGGTGCGCTCGCGCCCACCACCCAGGCCCGGCTGCTCGCCGCGATCATCGAAGGTCGCTTCACCCGCGTCGGCGGCACCGAACCGGTGCCGTTCCGCGCCCGCTTGATCGCCACCACCAGCATGGACCTGGAAGGCGCCGTCGAGGGCGGCAGCTTCCGCGCCGACCTGCTCGTCCGTCTCGGCCTGGTCCGGGTCGCAGTACCGACTTTGCGCGAGCGCGGCGACGACGTGATCCAGCTCGCCAGGCATCTTGCCGAGCGCCTCGCGCAGAATGACGGCGTGCTCGTCCGCCCGTTCAGCGACGCCGCACTGGCGCTGCTCGCTGGCTATCCCTGGCCAGGCAACATCCGCGAGCTCGAGGATTGCGTCCACCGCGCGGTGCTGCTCGCCGCGGGCTCCGAGATCGACGCCGGCGACTTCGTCCTCTCCGACGGCACGCGCCTGATCGACCTCGAACAGAGCGAACAAAGCCAACTCCAGATCGAGAGCCTGGTCGGCCGCACCGTGGAGGAAGTCGAGCGCGAGCTGATCCTCCACACGCTGGAACGTTGCCAGGGCAACCGCACCTCGGCCTCGAACATCCTGGGCATCTCGGTACGCACGATGCGCAACAAGCTGCGGACGTTCATCGAAGCCGGCATCGCCGTCTCCCCGGCGATCTGA
- the flhA gene encoding flagellar biosynthesis protein FlhA gives MPPAINILFQRMGLNRDLALAGAVIAIIAMLILPIPGWLLDMGLALSITISVMILMTSLFIEKPLELSAFPTILLVATMLRLGLNLASTRLILTHGHEGPDAAGGVIGAFGEFLMGGEVIIGLTIFIILIVINFVVITKGAGRIAEVAARFSLDSMPGKQMAIDADLSAGMIDEAQAKARRAEVEAESGFYGAMDGASKFVKGDAVAGLLITAVNIVVGLLVGVTSHGVPIGEAFHTYTVLTAGDGLVSQIPALIISIAAGLLVSKGGIAGKTGTALGDQLGRYPKAFGMVSFLMGALALMPGLPFIPFAVFSGAAGFAAWKMSKTAEAKQVMERVNAAQEQAAAAAVIVEQPISETLAIDAVRIEIGYGLLPMINEAEREPRLDDQVRALRRQMATDFGFVLPSVRIIDNMGLQPNEYVITIKETEAARGNIRLDKLLLINPGGAPVGLPGEATREPVFGLPALWIDRELRDEAGFRGLTVVECGTIITTHLTELVKDNIADLLSYTETQKLLTEVHKDSEKLVADIIPSKVSISSVQRILQNLLSEGISIRDIPTILEGIAEAAPLTNNLTQMTEHVRSRLARQISASQVRGDAIPVVTLSPEWDQAFAESILGAGDERQLAMAPSMLQKFIASTRETYDRLAQDGEIPCLLTSPSIRPFVRSIIERVRPATVVMSQNEIHARARIRALGTIG, from the coding sequence ATGCCTCCCGCGATCAACATCCTCTTCCAGCGCATGGGCCTCAACCGCGACCTGGCGCTCGCCGGTGCGGTGATCGCCATCATTGCGATGTTGATCCTGCCGATCCCGGGCTGGTTGCTCGACATGGGCCTGGCGCTGTCGATCACGATCTCGGTCATGATCCTGATGACGTCGCTGTTCATCGAAAAGCCGCTGGAACTCAGCGCCTTTCCGACGATCCTGCTCGTCGCGACGATGCTGCGCCTCGGCCTGAACCTCGCCTCCACTCGCCTGATCCTCACCCATGGCCATGAAGGTCCCGACGCGGCGGGCGGCGTGATCGGCGCGTTCGGCGAGTTCCTGATGGGCGGCGAGGTCATCATCGGGCTCACCATCTTCATCATCCTCATCGTCATCAACTTCGTCGTCATCACCAAGGGTGCGGGCCGCATCGCCGAAGTCGCCGCGCGCTTCAGCCTTGATTCGATGCCCGGCAAGCAGATGGCGATCGACGCCGACCTGTCGGCCGGCATGATCGACGAGGCGCAGGCCAAGGCCCGCCGTGCCGAAGTGGAGGCCGAAAGCGGCTTCTACGGCGCGATGGACGGTGCCTCGAAGTTCGTGAAGGGCGACGCGGTCGCCGGCCTGCTGATCACCGCGGTCAACATCGTCGTCGGCCTGCTGGTCGGCGTGACTTCGCACGGCGTGCCGATCGGCGAAGCCTTCCACACCTACACCGTCCTCACCGCCGGCGACGGCCTGGTCAGCCAGATCCCGGCGCTGATCATTTCGATCGCCGCCGGCCTGCTCGTGTCGAAGGGCGGCATCGCCGGCAAGACCGGCACTGCGCTCGGCGACCAGCTCGGCCGCTATCCCAAGGCGTTCGGCATGGTCTCGTTCCTCATGGGCGCACTCGCGCTCATGCCGGGCCTGCCCTTCATCCCTTTCGCCGTCTTCTCGGGCGCCGCCGGCTTTGCCGCCTGGAAGATGAGCAAGACCGCAGAAGCCAAGCAGGTCATGGAGCGCGTCAACGCCGCCCAGGAACAGGCCGCTGCCGCCGCCGTCATCGTCGAGCAGCCGATCTCCGAGACGCTGGCGATCGACGCCGTGCGCATCGAGATCGGCTATGGGCTGCTGCCGATGATCAACGAGGCCGAGCGTGAGCCGCGCCTGGACGACCAGGTCCGCGCGCTCCGCCGCCAGATGGCGACCGATTTCGGCTTCGTGCTGCCCTCGGTCCGCATCATCGACAATATGGGCCTGCAGCCCAACGAATATGTCATCACCATCAAGGAGACGGAGGCCGCGCGCGGCAACATCCGCCTCGACAAGCTGCTGCTGATCAATCCAGGCGGCGCGCCGGTCGGTCTTCCCGGCGAGGCGACCCGCGAGCCGGTGTTCGGCCTCCCCGCTCTGTGGATCGACCGCGAGCTTCGCGACGAAGCCGGCTTCCGCGGTCTGACCGTGGTCGAGTGCGGCACGATCATCACCACTCACCTCACCGAACTGGTCAAGGACAACATCGCCGACCTGCTTTCGTACACCGAGACGCAGAAGCTGCTCACCGAAGTCCACAAGGACTCCGAGAAGCTCGTCGCCGACATCATCCCGTCCAAGGTCTCGATCTCGAGCGTACAGCGCATCCTCCAGAACCTGCTGTCGGAAGGCATTTCGATCCGCGACATCCCGACGATCCTGGAAGGCATCGCCGAGGCCGCGCCGTTGACGAACAACCTGACGCAGATGACCGAGCATGTCCGCTCGCGCCTCGCCCGCCAGATCAGCGCCAGCCAGGTGCGCGGCGACGCCATTCCCGTCGTCACCCTGTCGCCCGAATGGGATCAGGCGTTCGCGGAATCGATCCTCGGCGCGGGCGACGAGCGCCAGCTGGCGATGGCGCCTTCCATGCTCCAGAAGTTCATCGCCTCGACTCGCGAGACCTATGACCGGCTCGCGCAGGATGGCGAGATCCCCTGCCTTCTCACCAGCCCGTCCATCCGCCCGTTCGTCCGCTCGATCATCGAGCGCGTGCGCCCGGCCACCGTCGTCATGTCGCAGAACGAGATCCATGCCCGCGCCCGAATTCGCGCGCTCGGCACCATCGGCTGA
- a CDS encoding flagellar hook-length control protein FliK, with product MQVNAFGFPLGTSTAGNAAAGAPALGFLQALGVAAAGKPVAPVGGPAMLPVTSLLDTGPTMTLTAGAAPGASFGGAALLPPIATLSTGNATIPLLPQGNDALATLTNLPAPAAVPAMPAIPAPAADVATVSILPAALPSAPENPILATLQTTTSLSGLLATAVRPAAEAPANPASAAVPPVPAQPAAAQPLGTPAKADAPLAAQPAQAPQIEGEPHVPQQPQAAVSIDLPAKDTAPAKGAKAAKPAAPEADAPAPTEATPQPLVTAVPVAAQPAPLQPAAQQAQAEAQPQLVARQPRATAGAQANAAEMPARAVRKAGAEPTQNGDAVKAAPNDAVAGDFARAVQATSGDAGQGQDPGQPRDPQAQFAALAQPTHTSQANTGATAAAMPAPQEPVVSARPGQFGQSMGVAIARKVEAGEETLRVRLNPDNLGRVEVTLAFEDGTLKATVRAESQRALDLLRQDMPDLARSLDQAGVRNDAQSFRFEARADTGGGQQQGGNQQQRGGNPQQQQHAQADDLEPAPAYRAIRADGQVDLLA from the coding sequence ATGCAAGTCAACGCTTTCGGTTTTCCGCTTGGGACCAGCACCGCCGGCAACGCCGCTGCGGGTGCCCCGGCCCTGGGCTTTCTTCAGGCGCTCGGCGTCGCAGCCGCCGGCAAGCCTGTCGCGCCGGTTGGCGGCCCTGCCATGCTGCCGGTGACCAGCCTCCTCGACACCGGCCCCACCATGACGCTGACCGCCGGCGCTGCGCCGGGCGCGAGCTTCGGCGGCGCTGCGCTGCTGCCTCCCATCGCGACGCTGTCCACCGGAAACGCGACCATCCCGCTTCTCCCGCAGGGCAACGACGCCCTGGCGACCCTGACGAACCTTCCCGCTCCTGCGGCGGTGCCGGCTATGCCCGCTATCCCTGCGCCCGCAGCCGATGTGGCGACCGTCAGCATTCTTCCCGCCGCCCTGCCCTCGGCGCCTGAAAACCCGATCCTGGCCACGCTGCAGACGACCACCTCGCTCTCTGGCCTGCTCGCCACCGCGGTACGCCCGGCGGCCGAGGCACCGGCAAACCCGGCCAGCGCTGCCGTCCCCCCTGTGCCTGCCCAGCCCGCGGCGGCCCAGCCGCTCGGCACGCCTGCCAAAGCAGATGCCCCGCTCGCAGCCCAACCGGCGCAGGCACCGCAGATCGAAGGCGAGCCGCATGTGCCGCAGCAGCCACAGGCCGCCGTCAGCATCGACTTGCCGGCGAAGGATACCGCCCCCGCGAAGGGCGCCAAGGCCGCCAAGCCCGCAGCGCCCGAAGCCGACGCACCCGCACCAACCGAAGCGACACCGCAGCCGCTCGTCACCGCGGTGCCCGTCGCCGCTCAGCCGGCGCCGCTACAGCCCGCAGCGCAACAGGCGCAGGCCGAGGCGCAGCCTCAGCTCGTCGCCCGCCAGCCGCGTGCCACCGCCGGCGCACAAGCCAATGCCGCCGAGATGCCCGCGCGTGCCGTCCGCAAGGCCGGTGCCGAACCGACTCAGAATGGCGACGCGGTAAAGGCTGCGCCCAACGACGCCGTCGCCGGCGACTTCGCCCGCGCCGTCCAGGCGACCAGCGGCGATGCCGGCCAGGGCCAGGACCCAGGCCAGCCGCGCGATCCGCAGGCACAGTTCGCCGCCCTTGCCCAGCCTACCCACACGTCGCAGGCCAACACTGGCGCTACCGCAGCCGCCATGCCGGCTCCGCAGGAGCCGGTCGTCAGCGCTCGCCCGGGCCAGTTCGGCCAGTCCATGGGCGTTGCCATCGCACGGAAGGTCGAAGCCGGCGAGGAAACGCTTCGCGTCCGCCTCAACCCCGACAATCTCGGCCGCGTCGAAGTCACGCTCGCCTTCGAGGACGGCACTCTGAAGGCTACCGTGCGTGCCGAAAGTCAGCGCGCGCTCGACCTGCTTCGCCAGGACATGCCCGACCTGGCCCGCAGCCTGGATCAGGCCGGCGTGCGCAACGATGCGCAGAGTTTCCGTTTCGAAGCACGCGCCGACACCGGTGGCGGCCAGCAACAGGGCGGCAACCAGCAGCAGCGCGGCGGCAACCCGCAGCAGCAGCAGCACGCCCAAGCCGACGATCTCGAACCCGCCCCTGCCTATCGCGCGATCCGCGCCGACGGGCAGGTCGACCTTCTCGCCTGA
- a CDS encoding flagellar hook assembly protein FlgD, producing MTTVNTNAAAITDAKTQAASSKLSADYDMFLKLLTAQMQNQDPLDPMDTAQYTQQLVQYSQVEQSIEQTSTLKTMLATMGTQNLTQASSLIGRSVETDSATAGIASGSPAQWVWDAPRNVTSMTATFKDDKGKVVDTREITPNAASGNFSWDGKTTSGKEMAAGNYTVSIAGKDAAGNAIAVTPHAVGKVSDVQLEGNNVLVTINGMQVPSSSLVRIG from the coding sequence ATGACGACCGTGAACACCAACGCCGCCGCGATCACCGACGCCAAGACCCAGGCCGCGTCGAGCAAGCTCAGCGCCGACTATGACATGTTCCTCAAGCTGCTGACCGCGCAGATGCAGAACCAGGATCCGCTCGATCCGATGGACACCGCGCAATACACCCAGCAGCTGGTGCAATATTCGCAGGTCGAACAGTCGATCGAGCAGACCTCGACGCTCAAGACGATGCTCGCCACCATGGGCACGCAGAACCTCACTCAGGCATCGTCGCTGATCGGCCGCTCGGTGGAAACCGACAGCGCCACCGCCGGGATCGCCAGCGGCTCGCCCGCGCAGTGGGTGTGGGACGCGCCGCGCAACGTCACGAGCATGACCGCCACGTTCAAGGACGACAAGGGCAAGGTCGTCGACACGCGTGAGATCACGCCCAACGCCGCCAGCGGCAACTTCTCCTGGGACGGCAAGACCACCAGCGGCAAGGAAATGGCCGCGGGCAACTACACCGTCTCGATCGCCGGCAAGGACGCCGCGGGCAACGCCATCGCGGTCACCCCCCACGCCGTCGGCAAGGTCAGCGACGTGCAGCTCGAGGGCAACAACGTCCTGGTCACCATCAACGGCATGCAGGTGCCCTCCAGCAGCCTCGTCCGCATCGGCTGA
- a CDS encoding flagellin — MGFSVNTNVGAMAALQSLNETGKGLATVQTRINTGLAVSSTKDDSASYTIAQTLRGDVGGLKAVTSSLNRAKSTVDVAVAGAEQISDIVNQMKAKATEAMDEGIDADSRSAINEDFTALKAQIGTIIDSSEFNGTNLLKSTATSKEVKALQSTDTTAGTLDVANQSLDTKVTAAITGGLTDAATSKTMVDSLDDIAKDVNTSLSALGAGSRKIDNQLTFTSKLSDVIEGGIGNLVDADLAKESAKLQALQVKQQLGVQALGIANQAPQTITSLFR; from the coding sequence ATGGGTTTTTCGGTTAACACCAACGTCGGCGCAATGGCGGCTCTCCAGAGCCTCAACGAGACCGGCAAGGGCCTTGCCACGGTTCAGACCCGCATCAACACCGGTCTGGCCGTGTCCTCGACCAAGGACGACTCGGCGTCGTACACCATCGCTCAGACTCTCCGCGGCGACGTGGGCGGCCTGAAGGCAGTTACTTCGTCGCTCAACCGCGCCAAGAGCACGGTCGACGTCGCGGTTGCCGGTGCGGAGCAGATCTCCGACATCGTCAACCAGATGAAGGCGAAGGCTACCGAAGCGATGGACGAAGGCATCGACGCGGACAGCCGTTCGGCAATCAACGAAGACTTCACGGCTCTCAAGGCCCAGATTGGCACCATCATCGACTCTTCGGAGTTCAATGGCACCAACCTGCTGAAGTCGACCGCGACGTCGAAGGAAGTCAAGGCGCTGCAGTCGACCGACACGACGGCTGGAACGCTCGACGTTGCCAACCAGTCGCTCGACACCAAGGTGACCGCCGCGATCACGGGCGGTCTGACGGACGCTGCCACGTCGAAGACGATGGTAGATTCGCTGGACGACATCGCAAAGGACGTGAACACCAGCCTCAGCGCGCTGGGTGCAGGTTCGCGTAAGATCGACAACCAGCTGACCTTCACCAGCAAGCTGTCGGACGTGATCGAAGGCGGTATCGGCAACCTCGTCGACGCCGATCTGGCCAAGGAATCTGCCAAGCTGCAGGCTCTGCAGGTCAAGCAGCAGCTGGGTGTCCAGGCTCTGGGGATCGCCAACCAGGCGCCGCAGACCATCACCTCGCTGTTCCGTTAA